TACAAAAAGGCAGTCGGATGAATTGGATGCCATCATTAATGAGCTTCAGGCTCAGATGCCGGAAGCAAGCGTTACCACATCAAGCATAGCAAGATACGCTCTGGAGAAGTATGTGATCGACCATATCGCCAAGCGTGACGGAACAAAGATTTTCATTGAAATCAGCACAGCAGATGCCACAGAAGAGGACATAAAGAATCTCTACGACCTTCTTTCCAAGTTGTTTGACGAAACAAAGGAGAATTACTCACCAACGGTTCATTACATGGTTGGAGAGATATTAGAGCCAGTGATGATGAAGATGGCAAGCCTCATGAAACCAAAAAAACCGGAGGTGAAGGCAGGTGAGTAAGAAAAAGTACATTGTACGCTGCCCTCATTGCAATCACAGGGTATTTGATGCCGATTATGCTGATGTTGAAATCAAATGCCTGGTGTGCAGAAAGGTTTTTGAAGTAAAGCTGGAGAAAAAGGCGGGGTAAAAAGTGAATAAATCTGGCACAGAGCCACAAAGGGAGCGAATGACTCACCTATAGAGCCTGGCAGATAGTCTTAAAAACTATTTGTAAGGCTCTATTTATGTTCTCGGAGGAGGTGAGAATTTGAAAGTGACAATGATGGACGCAGCATTAAAATATGCAGAAGCCAATATCCCGGTTATACCTCTGCACTGGATTTGTGCGGATGGCTCCTGCTCCTGCAAGGCAGGGAGTGATTGCGACAGCAAGGGAAAGCATCCGCTATATACCGGCTGGTACAAGAATTCCACTACTGATGTTGAGC
The genomic region above belongs to Acetivibrio saccincola and contains:
- a CDS encoding cytochrome P450 family protein, whose amino-acid sequence is MSTEKDSMLRVRLTKRQSDELDAIINELQAQMPEASVTTSSIARYALEKYVIDHIAKRDGTKIFIEISTADATEEDIKNLYDLLSKLFDETKENYSPTVHYMVGEILEPVMMKMASLMKPKKPEVKAGE